In the Candidatus Caldatribacterium sp. genome, one interval contains:
- a CDS encoding ABC transporter ATP-binding protein: protein MSAVSVVNLHKFYGLLHAVQGVSFAVEEGEIFALLGPNGAGKTTTVETIIGLLRRDEGEVRVLSFDPEREPFLVKSRVGVQLQTVNLFPRLTVLETLKLFGSFYRSHRPFDELLALVGLTEKAHTFVEKLSGGQLKRLSVALALVGNGEVIFLDEPTSGLDPQSRRGLWETVQRLRSE, encoded by the coding sequence TTGTCTGCTGTCTCCGTCGTCAATCTCCACAAGTTCTACGGGTTGCTCCATGCCGTCCAGGGGGTGAGTTTTGCCGTTGAGGAGGGGGAAATTTTCGCCCTCCTTGGCCCCAACGGGGCGGGAAAGACGACAACTGTTGAGACCATTATCGGGCTTCTCCGACGTGATGAGGGAGAGGTTAGGGTTCTCAGTTTTGATCCCGAGAGGGAACCCTTTCTCGTGAAGTCCCGCGTTGGGGTCCAGCTCCAAACGGTCAATCTCTTCCCTCGTCTCACGGTCCTTGAGACCCTGAAGCTCTTTGGTTCTTTCTACCGAAGCCATCGACCCTTTGATGAGCTCCTTGCCCTTGTTGGTCTCACCGAAAAAGCCCACACCTTCGTGGAAAAGCTGAGTGGGGGACAGCTCAAGCGCCTGAGCGTTGCCCTGGCGCTTGTGGGTAACGGAGAAGTGATTTTCCTCGATGAACCGACTTCGGGGCTTGATCCCCAGTCCCGGCGGGGTTTGTGGGAGACGGTGCAGAGGCTTCGGAGTGAAG
- a CDS encoding ECF transporter S component: MHTSSGIPGRGTGTEVTLVKTRDITISALLAASAIVLGATGFGFIPVPTPAGRATIMHIPTILAGVLEGPVVGGIVGFIFGMYSFLTTAVPFLRDPLVAIVPRVLIGILSAYAFRATRKSSIAAVVGTLTNTGGVLGLATLRGYLTPKVSLGIALTHGLPEVIVATIIVVLVVRGLRKYLS, from the coding sequence ATGCATACATCGTCTGGTATCCCCGGAAGGGGAACTGGAACGGAGGTGACTCTTGTGAAAACGCGTGACATCACCATTTCTGCTCTCCTTGCCGCCAGCGCCATCGTCCTCGGCGCCACAGGCTTTGGGTTTATCCCCGTGCCAACTCCTGCCGGTCGAGCCACCATCATGCACATCCCCACAATTCTTGCCGGAGTCCTTGAGGGACCTGTGGTGGGCGGCATCGTGGGGTTCATCTTCGGGATGTACAGTTTCCTCACCACTGCGGTGCCTTTTCTTCGTGACCCCCTTGTGGCCATCGTCCCTCGGGTACTCATCGGTATCCTCTCAGCTTATGCCTTTCGGGCAACACGGAAAAGCAGTATCGCGGCCGTTGTCGGGACGCTGACCAATACGGGAGGAGTGCTTGGCCTTGCGACTCTGCGGGGATACCTCACCCCAAAGGTCTCCCTTGGCATTGCCCTGACTCATGGTCTCCCTGAGGTTATCGTTGCCACCATCATCGTGGTTCTTGTCGTGCGGGGTTTGCGTAAGTACCTTTCGTAA
- a CDS encoding ABC transporter permease, translating to MKLARGRREMQSLVLVAVVTFLIVLLGILTRGRLLGFDSLQSIAFQLPLLGILTLAQMTPMLTGGIDLSIIATANLCGVIAAIGMTRIGLSVPLAMILGLAFALLFAVLKGFLIAWVSVPAIIATLGLMIFTEGVSLVLTRGYVIAGFPNSFLFLGNGALFGIPMPFVVFFACALFLYLLLARTRFGTYVYLLGSNPTATLFAGVNNALVLFKTYLLSSFLSGIAGLVMISRFNAAQADYGESYLLLTVLACVLGGVDPAGGFGRLPGVVVSIVVLQIVATGFNLLGLSSHLASALWGLILLGVIAINRMIGGAEA from the coding sequence ATGAAGCTTGCGCGAGGAAGAAGGGAAATGCAGTCTCTTGTCCTTGTTGCCGTGGTTACCTTCCTCATTGTTCTCCTTGGAATCCTCACGAGAGGCAGGCTCCTTGGTTTTGATAGCCTCCAGTCGATTGCCTTCCAGCTCCCTCTCCTTGGCATTCTCACCCTTGCCCAGATGACGCCGATGCTCACCGGAGGCATCGACCTCTCGATTATCGCCACGGCAAATCTCTGCGGGGTTATCGCCGCCATCGGGATGACGCGGATTGGCCTTTCTGTGCCTCTTGCAATGATTCTTGGCCTTGCCTTTGCTCTCCTTTTTGCAGTGCTCAAGGGGTTTCTCATTGCCTGGGTTTCCGTTCCCGCCATCATTGCCACTCTGGGACTCATGATTTTCACCGAGGGAGTATCCCTTGTCCTTACCCGGGGCTACGTCATCGCCGGGTTTCCAAATAGCTTCCTTTTCCTTGGGAACGGAGCCCTTTTTGGTATCCCCATGCCCTTTGTGGTCTTCTTTGCCTGTGCGCTCTTCCTCTACCTGCTCTTAGCCCGGACGCGGTTTGGAACCTATGTGTACCTCCTCGGCTCAAACCCCACCGCCACCCTCTTTGCCGGGGTCAATAACGCCCTTGTCCTTTTCAAGACCTACCTCCTCTCGAGTTTCCTTTCCGGTATTGCCGGGCTTGTCATGATTTCCCGCTTCAACGCCGCACAGGCTGACTATGGGGAATCGTACCTTCTCCTTACGGTTCTTGCCTGTGTTCTTGGTGGTGTCGACCCCGCAGGAGGCTTCGGCCGCCTTCCGGGAGTGGTGGTCTCCATTGTTGTCCTTCAGATTGTAGCCACGGGCTTCAACCTCCTGGGCTTGAGTTCTCACCTTGCCAGTGCCCTCTGGGGCCTCATTCTTCTTGGGGTCATTGCCATCAACCGAATGATTGGCGGAGCAGAAGCGTAA
- a CDS encoding ABC transporter permease, whose protein sequence is MRNNSFLGIVALGELVVLISGGIDVSFTAIATVAQYIMGVIITKYMVESVLLAFLIPIPIGIALGAFNAFLVNRTRVHPVIITISNLNVFYGFLMVVSKGKWIYGFPGPFRDFARLKVLTLVSEKGVDYGLSIFTVVWFLIAFGTWVILRYLPIGRKIYALGGNSEAARRAGFNIFRIQLFVYCYMGFLAGLAGFVHAELNQMIQPNAIVGRELDVIAAAILGGASIFGGAGSPLGVVLGVLFIAFIKNGLILMKASAYWHQVIMGLIIVLAATLSAYQQNLERKRRGRV, encoded by the coding sequence CTGCGGAATAACTCTTTCCTTGGCATTGTGGCCCTGGGAGAGCTTGTGGTCCTCATTTCTGGGGGCATCGATGTTTCCTTCACCGCCATCGCCACCGTGGCCCAGTACATCATGGGGGTCATCATCACAAAGTACATGGTGGAGAGTGTCCTCCTTGCCTTTCTCATCCCTATACCCATCGGGATTGCCCTCGGAGCCTTCAACGCCTTTTTGGTCAATCGGACGCGAGTGCATCCTGTCATCATCACCATTTCCAACCTCAACGTTTTCTACGGCTTCCTCATGGTGGTGAGCAAGGGCAAGTGGATTTACGGATTTCCCGGTCCCTTTCGGGATTTCGCCCGTCTCAAGGTCCTCACCCTGGTTTCTGAGAAAGGCGTGGACTACGGCCTTTCCATTTTCACCGTGGTGTGGTTCCTCATCGCCTTTGGGACCTGGGTTATCCTCCGGTATCTCCCCATAGGCCGGAAAATCTACGCCCTCGGAGGGAACAGCGAAGCCGCCCGTCGGGCTGGCTTCAACATCTTCCGGATTCAGCTTTTCGTGTACTGCTATATGGGTTTCCTTGCCGGACTTGCGGGGTTCGTCCACGCTGAGCTCAACCAGATGATTCAGCCCAACGCCATTGTGGGAAGGGAGCTCGATGTTATCGCGGCAGCAATTCTTGGAGGGGCGAGCATCTTCGGTGGCGCAGGGTCTCCTCTTGGGGTTGTCCTCGGGGTGCTCTTCATCGCCTTCATCAAGAACGGACTCATCCTCATGAAGGCCTCGGCATACTGGCATCAGGTTATCATGGGGCTCATCATTGTCCTTGCTGCTACCCTCAGCGCGTACCAGCAAAACCTTGAGCGGAAGAGGAGAGGACGGGTATGA
- a CDS encoding sugar ABC transporter ATP-binding protein encodes MRQWPYFYSVTRNNTEWYREGKAEIALKDVDFSVLRGEVHGLVGENGSGKSTLVKIATGVVQPDPGAEIIIDGKRIPRLNPYLAFHLGIHVVHQDLSLFPNLSVAENIFVHEYIERDRRFVAWGDMERRAKEVLARIGVDLDPRVMVGRLPFADQQLVAICRAIASEAKLIILDEPTASLTFREVQRLFGFIRELKAQGIAFVFISHRLDEVLEISDRVTVLRDGVKVGTFPRDELTRTRLSFLMTGKEIAAQSRVAPLGTREEILRVEHLTRRGEYTDVSFSLHRGEILGLIGPRGSGRTEVALTLFGLNPPDSGKIFLEGKEVVFRSNRDAIRHGIGYVPENRLLQGLVLDQPVADNITVTILDTLVERSGFLRPVKKLSVAERAVRDFGIKVPAVDAPVRSLSGGNQQKVVLSRWILAAPRVLILDTPTHGVDVAAKESIYEMIVALARDRGIGILLISDEEHEVLQVCHRILVMKEGRIIREYVPQEVTEEALRKEIVG; translated from the coding sequence ATGCGTCAATGGCCGTACTTCTACAGTGTCACCCGGAACAATACCGAGTGGTACAGGGAAGGAAAGGCAGAAATTGCTCTGAAGGATGTGGATTTTTCCGTTCTCCGGGGGGAAGTCCACGGCCTTGTGGGGGAGAATGGCTCGGGGAAGAGTACCCTGGTGAAAATCGCCACGGGAGTTGTCCAGCCCGACCCGGGAGCGGAAATCATCATCGATGGAAAGAGAATCCCCCGGCTCAACCCCTACCTTGCCTTCCACCTTGGGATTCATGTGGTGCACCAGGACCTTTCCCTTTTCCCCAATCTCTCGGTGGCGGAGAATATCTTTGTCCATGAGTACATCGAGAGGGACCGGAGATTTGTCGCCTGGGGGGATATGGAGCGCCGGGCGAAAGAGGTCCTTGCGCGAATCGGCGTGGACCTCGATCCCCGGGTGATGGTGGGGAGACTCCCCTTTGCCGACCAGCAGCTTGTGGCCATATGCCGGGCTATAGCAAGCGAGGCGAAGCTCATCATCCTTGATGAGCCGACGGCCTCTTTAACCTTTCGAGAGGTGCAGCGTCTTTTCGGCTTCATTCGGGAGCTCAAGGCTCAGGGCATTGCCTTTGTCTTCATAAGCCACCGTCTCGATGAGGTCCTTGAAATCAGCGATCGGGTGACGGTTCTTCGGGATGGCGTAAAGGTCGGCACTTTCCCCAGGGATGAGCTCACCAGGACTCGCCTCTCTTTCCTCATGACGGGGAAGGAAATCGCCGCTCAGTCCCGTGTTGCTCCCCTTGGTACCAGGGAAGAGATTCTTCGGGTGGAGCACCTGACTCGGCGCGGGGAGTACACCGATGTGAGCTTCAGTCTCCACCGGGGGGAAATTCTCGGCCTCATTGGTCCCCGGGGTTCCGGGCGAACTGAGGTGGCCCTCACCCTCTTTGGTCTCAATCCTCCGGACTCGGGGAAGATTTTCCTCGAGGGCAAAGAAGTGGTCTTTCGCTCGAACCGCGACGCCATCCGCCACGGCATCGGTTACGTTCCGGAGAACAGGCTCCTCCAGGGCCTTGTCCTCGACCAGCCGGTGGCCGATAACATCACGGTGACGATTCTCGATACCCTTGTGGAACGTTCCGGCTTCCTGCGCCCGGTTAAAAAGCTCTCCGTGGCGGAGAGGGCGGTACGGGACTTTGGCATAAAGGTTCCTGCGGTGGATGCCCCTGTCCGCTCCCTTTCGGGAGGAAACCAGCAGAAGGTGGTTCTCTCGAGGTGGATTCTCGCCGCCCCCCGGGTGCTCATTCTCGATACCCCCACCCATGGGGTCGATGTGGCGGCAAAAGAGAGCATTTACGAGATGATTGTTGCCCTTGCCCGGGACCGGGGAATCGGGATTCTCCTCATCTCGGATGAGGAGCACGAGGTCCTCCAGGTGTGTCATCGGATTCTCGTCATGAAGGAAGGACGTATCATCCGGGAGTACGTTCCCCAGGAAGTCACGGAGGAAGCGCTTCGGAAAGAAATCGTTGGATAG
- a CDS encoding substrate-binding domain-containing protein, translating to MKRFAVLSFFLFAVLVWASVAFAAEPYEIAVVVKIAGIPWFNRMAEGVEQAAKELGVNAYLVGPATADPAPQVQMVEDLVTRGVDAICVVPNDAKALVPVFNKAREKGIVVITHESPFETEAIDWDVETIDSVKYGQQPIDAIVEKLKEMGELDKYTPENPAGFVMLVGSLTVPLHNFWADVALEYAKEKYPFLKELTSRLPTAESVEDSRAAVLDLITTYGDQLKAVIGWGSLGPIGAAQAVAEKGMEDKIIVVGSAIPSTVAPYLKTGAVDWAQLWDPKDAGYAMVYIAKQILDGVEIKEGMEIPGLGPIKVEGKVISVNQIKIMPDAETAESLGF from the coding sequence ATGAAGCGCTTTGCGGTACTCAGTTTCTTCCTCTTTGCGGTTCTCGTGTGGGCGTCGGTGGCCTTTGCGGCGGAGCCATACGAGATTGCAGTGGTGGTGAAGATTGCCGGAATCCCGTGGTTCAACCGCATGGCTGAGGGTGTGGAGCAGGCGGCAAAGGAGCTCGGGGTCAATGCCTACCTTGTGGGTCCGGCGACTGCCGATCCGGCTCCCCAGGTCCAGATGGTTGAGGATCTTGTAACCCGCGGTGTGGATGCGATATGCGTCGTCCCCAACGATGCCAAGGCTTTGGTGCCGGTCTTCAATAAGGCGCGGGAGAAAGGTATTGTGGTTATCACCCATGAGTCGCCTTTTGAGACCGAGGCCATCGACTGGGACGTGGAGACCATCGACAGCGTGAAGTACGGTCAGCAGCCCATCGATGCCATCGTGGAAAAGCTCAAGGAGATGGGAGAGCTCGATAAGTACACTCCGGAGAATCCCGCTGGCTTTGTGATGCTCGTTGGAAGCCTCACTGTACCGCTCCACAACTTCTGGGCCGATGTAGCCCTTGAGTACGCAAAGGAGAAGTACCCATTCCTGAAGGAGCTCACCTCCCGTCTTCCCACTGCTGAGTCCGTTGAGGATTCCCGAGCCGCGGTTCTTGATCTCATCACCACCTATGGCGACCAGCTGAAGGCCGTCATCGGCTGGGGTAGCCTTGGACCGATTGGGGCTGCTCAGGCTGTGGCGGAGAAGGGCATGGAGGACAAGATTATCGTTGTGGGGAGCGCCATTCCTTCCACAGTGGCGCCGTACCTCAAGACCGGTGCCGTTGACTGGGCGCAGCTCTGGGACCCCAAGGACGCAGGGTACGCCATGGTCTACATCGCCAAGCAAATCCTTGACGGTGTGGAGATTAAGGAAGGAATGGAAATCCCGGGCCTTGGACCCATCAAGGTTGAAGGGAAAGTCATCAGCGTGAACCAGATTAAGATCATGCCTGACGCTGAAACCGCAGAGTCCCTCGGATTCTGA
- a CDS encoding LacI family DNA-binding transcriptional regulator, protein MIRLKDIAKEAGVSVSTVSKFLSGKGSFSPRTEERIRQAIEALGFQKDPARGKNSKLKVVGVIIPDIENPFFSSVVKALELLLFRYGYFLLLCNTENNVHLEEQFIHYLSRSGARGILLVPATSEKRPKPLGLNIPVLLFDRTIREANFPTVMTNHYKGARIAVSYLIQKGCRRIAFIGGRKDVNAYEDRLKGYIDELRERKLEFDPDIVIESDFSFQGGYHAITLLHERGKPFDAVFAANDLTALGAIERLKELGIAVPGDVSVIGFDDIWLSRLTHPQLTTVRQPIHELCKEAVTTLIELMDKGVRAGSKILEPQLVVRESC, encoded by the coding sequence GTGATTAGACTGAAAGACATTGCAAAAGAGGCAGGGGTTAGTGTCTCCACCGTCTCAAAGTTCCTCAGTGGTAAGGGTTCCTTCTCCCCTCGCACCGAGGAACGCATCAGACAGGCCATAGAGGCACTGGGCTTTCAGAAAGATCCGGCACGGGGCAAGAACAGTAAGCTGAAAGTCGTGGGCGTCATCATTCCCGATATCGAAAATCCTTTCTTCTCGAGTGTAGTTAAAGCTCTCGAACTTCTTCTATTCCGGTATGGATACTTCCTCCTCCTCTGCAATACCGAGAACAACGTTCATCTTGAGGAGCAATTCATTCACTACCTGAGCCGGAGTGGAGCACGGGGCATCCTCCTTGTACCTGCAACGAGCGAAAAACGCCCAAAACCCTTAGGACTCAATATCCCGGTGTTGCTTTTTGACCGAACCATCCGAGAGGCCAATTTTCCAACCGTTATGACCAATCACTACAAAGGAGCGAGAATCGCTGTTTCCTACCTTATCCAGAAAGGTTGTCGGCGCATTGCCTTCATCGGTGGGAGAAAAGATGTCAACGCGTATGAAGACAGGCTCAAAGGGTACATAGACGAGCTTCGAGAGAGAAAACTCGAGTTCGATCCGGATATCGTGATTGAAAGCGATTTCTCCTTCCAGGGAGGATACCATGCCATAACGCTCCTCCATGAGCGAGGCAAACCTTTCGATGCGGTTTTCGCTGCTAACGACCTCACAGCTCTTGGTGCCATCGAGCGCTTAAAGGAACTCGGAATCGCCGTGCCCGGTGACGTCTCGGTAATCGGCTTTGATGACATCTGGCTCTCTCGCCTGACGCATCCTCAGCTCACAACGGTGCGTCAGCCGATACATGAACTCTGCAAAGAGGCCGTGACAACACTCATTGAGCTCATGGATAAGGGGGTGAGAGCAGGTTCCAAAATCTTAGAGCCTCAGCTTGTTGTTCGGGAATCTTGTTAA
- a CDS encoding extracellular solute-binding protein, with product MKGRKLAFVALGISLVLVLLGAVAWGEEIHVAIQSFAHEALKPFIEQFETQTGIKVVLESMPSSGTDALTKLTTYYRAGQSPYDVVSDSDEASPAFARAGWLEPLNDVLPPDFFEDFPPSMLESEKVWNWIDDKVYRVRHSFEFSYFFYRKDWFDEMGLLPPATWEEMVDIAKKFTAQGKIGVQDALSKPALLYVYVAYLTIQAGGNPFAFDEGFKTAVKFIHDMIYEHQVFPKEALNKNYDQINEDYMNDRVAMMRQWPYFYSVTRNNTEWYREGKAEIALPPKGPVSNASWAGGWGWEIPKFAKNKEGAKKFIQFILSKEIAPKLARANSWFMNPRYSVMAEMGDEGLAKYMKWYSDNNVPAPRPYHPRVAEAQNIVDDVVSAYLIGQMTLDEAVEQGKKMMAELGE from the coding sequence ATGAAAGGCAGAAAACTGGCATTTGTTGCTCTTGGCATATCCCTTGTGTTAGTGCTGCTTGGTGCAGTTGCATGGGGAGAGGAGATACATGTAGCTATTCAGAGCTTTGCTCACGAAGCGCTTAAGCCGTTCATTGAGCAGTTTGAAACCCAAACTGGTATAAAGGTTGTTCTCGAATCCATGCCTTCTTCGGGTACCGATGCGCTCACAAAGCTCACCACGTACTATCGAGCTGGCCAGAGCCCTTACGATGTCGTGAGTGATTCGGACGAGGCTTCGCCCGCCTTTGCTCGCGCAGGGTGGCTCGAACCGCTCAATGACGTACTCCCTCCGGATTTCTTCGAGGATTTTCCGCCCAGCATGCTGGAGTCAGAAAAGGTCTGGAACTGGATTGACGACAAGGTATACCGCGTACGACACAGCTTCGAGTTCAGCTACTTCTTCTACCGTAAAGATTGGTTCGACGAAATGGGCCTCCTTCCTCCGGCAACCTGGGAGGAAATGGTCGACATCGCAAAGAAATTCACAGCCCAAGGGAAAATCGGTGTACAGGACGCGTTGAGCAAACCAGCACTTCTTTACGTTTACGTCGCCTACCTCACCATTCAAGCAGGGGGTAATCCTTTTGCTTTTGACGAGGGATTCAAGACAGCGGTGAAATTCATCCACGACATGATTTACGAGCACCAGGTTTTCCCCAAGGAAGCCCTGAACAAAAACTACGACCAAATCAACGAGGACTACATGAACGACCGTGTAGCCATGATGCGTCAATGGCCGTACTTCTACAGTGTCACCCGGAACAATACCGAGTGGTACAGGGAAGGAAAGGCAGAAATTGCTCTCCCGCCAAAGGGTCCGGTGAGCAACGCTTCCTGGGCCGGAGGATGGGGCTGGGAGATTCCAAAATTTGCGAAGAACAAGGAAGGAGCAAAGAAGTTCATCCAGTTCATCCTCTCCAAGGAAATTGCTCCAAAGCTTGCCCGGGCCAACAGCTGGTTCATGAACCCAAGGTACTCCGTCATGGCGGAAATGGGTGACGAAGGACTCGCTAAGTACATGAAGTGGTACAGCGACAACAACGTTCCCGCTCCTCGCCCGTACCACCCGAGAGTTGCCGAGGCGCAGAACATCGTTGATGACGTGGTTTCCGCATACCTCATTGGACAAATGACCCTCGATGAGGCCGTCGAGCAAGGGAAAAAGATGATGGCCGAGCTCGGCGAATAG
- a CDS encoding sugar ABC transporter permease has product MKLQKASRRKLYYALALILPALVLRLFTSLYPVVYTVYLSFFKVNPIIGLHKYAGLENFQKMTTDLVVRESIFFTIFFTFLSIAFQTTLGLLVALLLNKRFHLRYFARVINLVPWAIPMIVVALGFRWMFDSEYGIITDVIARATGWRFAWLVHPWGARWAIVLANVWKNTPFVAILLLAGLQSVPSEIYEAAHVDGASSWHCFRYITIPFLAPIIMTVVLFFTVWYLATFDIVYGMTGGGPGFSTAIMSYKIYQETFSHMNFGYASALSVVLLFLVGVLGLLFLFISRKFEILM; this is encoded by the coding sequence ATGAAACTCCAGAAAGCTTCTCGTCGAAAACTCTACTACGCACTGGCGCTTATTCTTCCTGCACTTGTGCTTCGGTTGTTTACCTCCCTTTACCCGGTGGTGTACACCGTCTACCTTTCATTCTTCAAGGTTAACCCAATTATCGGCCTCCACAAATATGCCGGACTCGAAAATTTCCAGAAAATGACTACAGACCTGGTGGTTCGAGAGAGCATCTTCTTCACCATTTTCTTCACCTTCCTATCCATTGCGTTCCAGACGACGTTGGGACTCCTCGTGGCTTTGCTTTTGAACAAGCGTTTCCACCTGAGGTACTTTGCGCGAGTCATAAACCTTGTCCCCTGGGCCATTCCGATGATTGTCGTGGCGCTGGGATTCAGATGGATGTTCGACAGCGAGTACGGCATCATCACCGACGTCATAGCCCGCGCCACAGGTTGGCGTTTTGCCTGGCTTGTGCACCCATGGGGCGCCCGATGGGCCATTGTTCTTGCCAATGTCTGGAAAAACACTCCCTTTGTGGCCATCCTTCTTTTGGCCGGTCTCCAGAGTGTTCCCTCCGAAATTTACGAAGCAGCCCACGTGGATGGAGCGTCTTCCTGGCACTGTTTCCGCTACATCACCATTCCCTTTCTTGCGCCAATCATCATGACTGTGGTGCTCTTTTTCACCGTGTGGTACCTGGCAACGTTTGACATCGTCTACGGAATGACTGGGGGAGGTCCTGGATTCTCTACAGCCATCATGTCCTATAAAATCTACCAGGAAACCTTCTCCCACATGAACTTTGGGTACGCCTCGGCGCTGAGCGTTGTTCTCCTCTTCCTCGTTGGCGTCTTAGGACTCTTGTTCCTGTTCATTTCCCGGAAATTCGAAATCCTCATGTAA
- a CDS encoding carbohydrate ABC transporter permease, translated as MAFERERGNLVVTYGLFLVYVLITLFPFYWIFISSVTPKHKLFSIPPLYFPKYFTTENFTRMMHNIPFSAYLRNSLTFSLSSSAVSVLLSFFAAYAFARIRFRGSNVLLLVFLLSIALPPITTVIPLYELYGKVNLLNTIEGMVIAMSSLITPFTIWVLISFIKRVPVEIEEAAAIDGAGFFRILFQISLPLILPAIGTMFVINFITSWNELLYPLVFGVDANSKTLTVGLTEVALESTAYGKPWDLMSALSVVMIIPVVALVIIFQRTIVEGLTRGAIK; from the coding sequence ATGGCCTTTGAGAGGGAACGGGGTAATCTTGTGGTAACCTATGGCCTCTTCTTGGTTTACGTCCTTATAACCCTTTTCCCCTTTTACTGGATTTTCATCTCTTCCGTAACACCGAAACACAAGCTCTTCTCAATTCCCCCACTCTACTTTCCAAAGTACTTCACAACCGAGAACTTCACCCGCATGATGCATAACATTCCCTTCTCCGCCTACCTCAGGAACTCCCTCACCTTCTCCCTTTCCTCAAGTGCGGTGTCGGTGCTCTTGAGCTTTTTTGCTGCCTATGCCTTTGCGCGTATTCGCTTCCGAGGCAGCAATGTGCTCCTCCTCGTTTTTCTTTTGAGCATTGCCCTTCCTCCCATAACGACAGTCATTCCCCTGTACGAGCTCTACGGTAAAGTGAATCTCCTCAACACCATTGAGGGAATGGTTATCGCAATGTCCAGCCTCATCACGCCTTTCACCATCTGGGTTCTCATTTCCTTCATCAAGCGGGTACCGGTCGAAATCGAAGAAGCTGCCGCAATTGACGGAGCCGGATTCTTCCGAATCCTCTTCCAGATTTCGTTACCCCTTATCCTCCCAGCCATCGGGACGATGTTCGTCATCAACTTCATCACGAGCTGGAATGAACTCCTCTATCCCCTGGTCTTCGGTGTCGACGCAAACAGCAAGACCCTAACGGTAGGGCTCACCGAGGTTGCTCTGGAATCCACAGCCTACGGGAAACCCTGGGACCTCATGAGCGCCTTGAGCGTGGTGATGATCATCCCTGTGGTTGCCCTTGTCATCATCTTCCAGCGTACCATCGTCGAAGGATTGACAAGAGGCGCCATCAAATGA
- a CDS encoding nucleotidyltransferase domain-containing protein, which translates to MGSVKAPDIEAYLSSWKKRARAEEEKRQERAKEALKVAFAIAQSLVEKGKAKRVYLFGSLASSMRGWRRFGLASDIDLAAEAIPKGEYFRILAEVNRMSDFEIDLVDLEACPAPLREAILKNGVLLYGKEGSDSLAHWGD; encoded by the coding sequence ATGGGTTCCGTGAAGGCACCGGACATCGAGGCCTACCTTTCGTCCTGGAAAAAAAGAGCGCGGGCTGAGGAGGAAAAGCGGCAGGAAAGGGCAAAAGAGGCCCTCAAGGTGGCTTTTGCCATTGCCCAAAGCCTGGTTGAGAAAGGCAAGGCAAAAAGAGTGTACCTCTTTGGTTCACTGGCCTCCTCAATGCGGGGCTGGAGGCGCTTTGGCCTTGCCTCAGACATCGATTTGGCTGCGGAGGCTATCCCCAAAGGGGAGTACTTCCGAATCCTTGCCGAAGTCAACAGGATGAGCGACTTTGAGATTGACCTTGTGGACCTTGAAGCCTGTCCGGCACCCCTGCGAGAGGCCATTCTCAAGAATGGGGTTCTTCTTTATGGGAAAGAAGGAAGCGATTCTCTCGCTCATTGGGGAGATTGA